From the genome of Phoenix dactylifera cultivar Barhee BC4 unplaced genomic scaffold, palm_55x_up_171113_PBpolish2nd_filt_p 001240F, whole genome shotgun sequence, one region includes:
- the LOC120108259 gene encoding probable F-box protein At3g61730 — protein sequence EKNKRYEADIWTEVAKYLDGKDLARLGMTNRWFHRLIMEDSIWKYACLRDLQVPPPRHVSFTWKQLYKSAFDGSHAYCFRQQEKHIGEQPIGGFVLETPSVLLTEKLVLPKKLPKPEGNPERTIQTFGTCVLTNVRTGIWLAGTISPALHPFSFQGLRIRTICSWSDAPSATSTPAKVWDRAKKHTPILPVSTKAPPGFTSNHCDLIRSPFFYYYFFLHAGTMQVLDARHVELFLEEGYRNGSWEYEDIGIHRIEKPSDTATGGIFEIKYLTSPCTAGNHHSHLYLSPIFCNGRNGKRAAAAAAAGVGGVIGVLDVKSWIGQPSDWQPKARLCLHAVAVNTNLQPNEGLQVKFQAMRSRGADGEVVSIRISQQLI from the exons gaaaaaaataaaaggtatGAGGCGGACATATGGACGGAGGTGGCCAAGTACTTGGACGGGAAGGATCTGGCGAGGCTGGGGATGACCAATCGGTGGTTCCACCGTCTGATCATGGAGGACAGCATCTGGAAGTACGCCTGCCTTCGCGACCTCCAGGTGCCTCCTCCTCGACACGTGTCCTTCACCTGGAAGCAGCTCTACAAATCCGCCTTTG ACGGCAGCCACGCGTACTGCTTCCGTCAACAGGAGAAGCACATAGGTGAGCAGCC GATCGGCGGTTTCGTCTTGGAAACGCCGTCTGTGCTGCTGACGGAGAAGCTGGTGCTGCCCAAGAAGCTGCCCAAGCCTGAAGGGAACCCGGAGcggaccatccagaccttcggCACGTGCGTCTTAACTAACGTCAGAACCGGAATATGGCTCGCTGGTACCATATCCCCCGCCCTGCATCCTTTCTCATTTCAAGGACTGCGGATCCGGACC ATCTGCAGCTGGTCCGATGCCCCGTCTGCAACCTCAACACCTGCGAAGGTATGGGACCGAGCCAAGAAACACACCCCCATCTTGCCTGTGTCCACGAAGGCACCCCCAGGCTTCACG TCCAATCATTGTGATTTGATCcgctctccttttttttattattacttttttttgCATGCAGGAACGATGCAGGTATTGGACGCGAGGCACGTGGAGCTGTTCCTGGAGGAGGGGTACAGGAACGGGAGCTGGGAGTACGAGGACATCGGGATCCACCGGATCGAGAAGCCCTCCGACACGGCCACCGGGGGAATCTTCGAAATCAAATACCTCACCTCTCCCTGCACCGCCGGTAACCATCACTCTCATCTCTACCTCAGTCCTATCTTTTGTAATGGTCGCAATGGAAAAcgagctgctgctgctgctgctgctggtgtTGGTGGTGTTATAGGGGTGTTGGATGTGAAGTCGTGGATCGGGCAGCCCAGCGACTGGCAGCCCAAGGCCAGGCTCTGCCTTCACGCTGTCGCCGTCAACACCAACCTCCAGCCAAACGAGG GGCTTCAAGTGAAATTCCAGGCGATGAGGAGCAGAGGAGCTGATGGAGAGGTAGTTTCCATAAGAATCTCCCAGCAGCTCATTTAG
- the LOC103702974 gene encoding uncharacterized protein LOC103702974 → MSGMHVMKRIPRIKFPQRHPNPQGSSTASEQILFSQSNVASQPQLPPSSGGIPNYRFKSDVPAPPSNTAIGGKASLLPKRTPVSEKEIEAILLGGCF, encoded by the exons ATGTCTGGGATGCATGTGATGAAGAGGATTCCTCGAATTAAATTCCCACAGAGGCATCCTAATCCCCAAG GATCATCTACCGCATCTGAGCAAATATTGTTCTCTCAATCGA ATGTGGCATCCCAACCACAATTACCCCCATCATCTGGTGGGATTCCAAATTACCGATTCAAATCAGATGTTCCTGCCCCACCCAGCAACACTGCCATAGGTGGGAAGGCTTCACTCTTACCAAAGCGTACACCAGTCTCAGAGAAAGAAATTGAGGCCATATTG CTGGGTGGCTGCTTTTGA
- the LOC103702973 gene encoding uncharacterized protein LOC103702973: protein MGNCMETCSPRLEEGEVKPRGVGESGVGVGKEGGFKVKILLTRGELEWLMLQMEKGEKTLEDVLMEMGRERREGAGKAQGWKPSLESIIEVPEVQSFDAGE, encoded by the coding sequence ATGGGCAACTGCATGGAGACCTGTTCGCCAAGGCTGGAGGAGGGAGAGGTGAAACCAAGAGGAGTAGGAGAAAGTGGTGTTGGCGTTGGAAAGGAGGGTGGCTTCAAGGTTAAGATCTTGTTGACAAGAGGGGAGCTTGAATGGTTGATGCTTCAGATGGAGAAGGGGGAGAAGACGCTGGAGGACGTGTTGATGGAGATGGgtagggagaggagggagggagctGGGAAAGCCCAAGGTTGGAAACCCTCTTTGGAGAGCATAATCGAGGTACCGGAGGTCCAGAGTTTTGATGCGGGCGAATGA